A single Fusobacterium hominis DNA region contains:
- the hydA gene encoding dihydropyrimidinase, protein MGLLLKNANIVTDKDKFLADVYIENGVISKIGENLNVKAERTIDLTGKYLMPGGIDVHTHFDIDVGIARSADNFYTGSLAAAYGGTTTIVDHMGFGPKGCNLHHQLDYYHNLAKDSVIDYSFHGVIQHIDQNILGEIDQMIEDGIPSFKGYMTYGYKLSDIEMLKLSEKLSKSGGLLTVHPENNDIIDFFREKFAAENKLSPIYHAKSRPDKCEGEAVNRMIDITNMTNCPLYIVHLSCNDALEHIKKAIDKGQKVYAETCPQYLVLDEDLYNRKDGVKYICSPPIREKSHQDKLWEGIQNGYIQTIATDHCSFNYELKKEMGEKDFRNCPNGLPGVETRMSIIFSEGVSKGRINLNKFVELVSTNPAKIFGMYPKKGAIQIGSDADLVVIDPKLKKIITAKELHENVDYTPFEGIEIVGCPVMTISQGEVIVENNKFVGEKGRGKFIKRNPFKS, encoded by the coding sequence ATGGGATTACTTTTAAAGAATGCGAATATAGTTACAGATAAAGATAAATTTTTAGCAGATGTGTATATAGAAAATGGTGTTATTTCTAAAATAGGTGAAAATTTAAATGTTAAAGCTGAAAGAACAATAGATTTAACAGGAAAATATTTGATGCCAGGTGGAATAGATGTGCACACTCATTTTGATATAGATGTTGGTATAGCAAGATCAGCAGATAATTTTTATACAGGAAGTTTAGCTGCTGCATATGGTGGAACTACGACTATTGTTGATCATATGGGATTTGGACCAAAAGGGTGCAACTTGCATCATCAACTAGATTATTATCATAATTTAGCTAAAGATTCTGTAATAGATTATAGCTTTCATGGAGTAATTCAACATATTGATCAAAATATCTTGGGGGAGATAGATCAAATGATAGAAGATGGAATTCCATCTTTTAAGGGTTATATGACTTATGGGTATAAATTGTCTGATATAGAGATGCTAAAATTATCCGAAAAATTATCTAAAAGCGGTGGGCTTTTAACAGTGCATCCAGAAAATAATGATATTATTGATTTCTTTAGAGAAAAATTTGCTGCTGAAAATAAATTATCACCAATTTATCATGCTAAAAGTAGACCTGATAAATGTGAAGGGGAAGCAGTAAATAGAATGATAGATATAACAAATATGACTAATTGTCCATTATATATTGTACATTTATCTTGTAATGATGCTTTAGAGCATATAAAAAAAGCTATAGATAAGGGACAAAAGGTATATGCTGAAACTTGTCCTCAATATCTTGTATTAGATGAAGATCTCTACAATAGAAAAGATGGAGTTAAATATATTTGTAGTCCTCCTATTAGAGAAAAATCTCACCAAGATAAATTATGGGAAGGAATTCAAAATGGATATATTCAAACAATTGCTACTGATCATTGCTCTTTTAATTACGAACTAAAAAAAGAAATGGGAGAAAAAGATTTTAGAAATTGTCCAAATGGATTACCTGGAGTTGAAACAAGAATGTCTATTATTTTTTCTGAAGGAGTTTCAAAGGGAAGAATAAATTTAAATAAATTTGTAGAATTAGTAAGTACAAATCCAGCAAAAATATTTGGAATGTATCCGAAAAAAGGAGCTATTCAAATAGGATCAGATGCTGATTTAGTAGTTATTGATCCAAAGTTAAAAAAGATTATAACAGCAAAAGAATTACATGAAAATGTAGATTATACACCTTTTGAAGGAATAGAAATAGTAGGTTGTCCTGTAATGACTATTTCTCAAGGGGAGGTAATTGTAGAAAATAATAAATTTGTGGGCGAAAAAGGAAGGGGTAAATTTATAAAAAGAAACCCGTTCAAATCTTAA